A portion of the bacterium genome contains these proteins:
- a CDS encoding acyl-CoA/acyl-ACP dehydrogenase produces MDLTLSAEQEAVRDAIRGLLRDRLPSARVRAVMETPDGVDAEVWRTAAELGWFGLAVPEAAGGAGYGLAEAMLLFVELGRSLAPGPWLGTVVGALALASTPAAAAPLGDVLAGRTRVALVDDPGDRLGHGAGADGEVDGVFDAGAAQALLVVGQAAARFVAVGPEARVESRAGMDPTRRLGRVACRGAAALVLEGDAAHWRRVATVLAAAEATGVAERTLEASVEYAKVRQQFGQPIGAFQAIKHRCADMAVRAEVARSAVTYATVGLDEGAGDAPLHVHVAKTLAGGAALQNATDNVQNHGGMGYTWEADAHLFLKRARVLEHTMGSRTAHLDALVAPWRAAS; encoded by the coding sequence ATGGACCTGACCCTCAGTGCCGAGCAGGAGGCGGTGCGCGACGCGATCCGCGGCCTGCTCCGCGACCGCCTGCCGTCGGCGCGCGTGCGCGCCGTCATGGAGACGCCCGACGGCGTCGACGCCGAGGTCTGGCGGACCGCCGCCGAGCTCGGCTGGTTCGGGCTGGCCGTGCCCGAGGCCGCAGGCGGCGCCGGCTACGGGCTCGCCGAGGCGATGCTGCTCTTCGTCGAGCTCGGGCGCAGCCTCGCCCCGGGACCGTGGCTCGGGACCGTGGTCGGTGCGCTCGCCCTTGCCTCCACGCCGGCGGCGGCCGCGCCGCTGGGCGACGTGCTCGCCGGCCGCACCCGTGTCGCGCTGGTCGACGATCCGGGCGACCGCCTCGGCCACGGCGCAGGGGCCGACGGTGAGGTCGACGGCGTCTTCGACGCGGGCGCGGCGCAGGCGTTGCTCGTCGTCGGGCAGGCCGCGGCACGCTTCGTCGCCGTGGGGCCGGAGGCCCGCGTGGAGAGCCGTGCGGGCATGGATCCGACGCGCCGCCTCGGCCGGGTCGCGTGCCGGGGCGCCGCGGCGCTCGTGCTCGAGGGCGACGCCGCGCACTGGCGCCGGGTGGCAACCGTGCTGGCGGCGGCCGAGGCGACGGGCGTCGCCGAGCGGACGCTGGAAGCGTCCGTCGAGTACGCCAAGGTGCGCCAGCAATTCGGCCAGCCGATCGGCGCGTTCCAGGCGATCAAGCATCGCTGCGCCGACATGGCGGTGCGCGCCGAGGTCGCGCGCTCGGCCGTCACCTACGCCACCGTGGGGCTCGACGAGGGCGCCGGGGACGCGCCCCTCCACGTGCACGTCGCCAAGACGCTCGCCGGCGGCGCGGCGCTCCAGAACGCGACGGACAACGTCCAGAACCACGGCGGCATGGGCTACACCTGGGAGGCCGACGCGCATCTCTTCCTCAAGCGAGCCCGCGTGCTCGAGCACACCATGGGCTCGCGCACGGCGCACCTCGACGCGCTCGTCGCGCCCTGGCGCGCGGCCTCCTGA
- a CDS encoding MFS transporter: MPPDRGGGFPALRHRIFRRYVLGQGVSLIGFWMQSVAQAWLVYRLSGSTVALGVVSACAFAPIALLAPVAGVIADRVSKRNLIVLTQTAAMLLAFTLGTLVAFDLATVPLVAVMAAGLGVIGAFDLPTRQAFLVEMVGPQDLASAIALNASIFNTARVVGPAIAGSLVGTIGEAPCFFLNGISYLGVLWALAGIPARAPGAGAASDRGDLFSGLRYVRRHRALGALLIALGVVSALALQANVLMPAFAERTFAGGPTAYGLLLTAFGTGAVLSALRLAWRRWTRSQHRANLLLGLGVFALGLLGVAASPRLEVALACQLLAGLGMIRFTATTNTLIQLLVDDRYRGRVMGLHTVMFMGTAPIGSLVLGVTADALGLRAALGVAGAAPLVALAFLFAALPPERAHTHGA; the protein is encoded by the coding sequence ATGCCGCCCGATCGCGGCGGGGGCTTCCCCGCGCTCCGCCATCGCATCTTCCGGCGTTACGTCCTCGGACAGGGCGTCTCGCTGATCGGCTTCTGGATGCAGAGCGTGGCGCAGGCCTGGCTCGTCTATCGCCTCTCGGGCTCGACGGTCGCCCTCGGGGTGGTGTCGGCGTGCGCGTTCGCGCCGATCGCCTTGCTCGCGCCGGTGGCCGGCGTGATCGCCGACCGCGTGTCGAAGCGGAACCTCATCGTGCTGACGCAGACGGCGGCGATGCTGCTCGCGTTCACCCTCGGCACGCTGGTCGCGTTCGACCTGGCGACGGTACCGCTGGTGGCAGTGATGGCGGCTGGGCTCGGCGTCATCGGCGCCTTCGACCTGCCGACGCGCCAGGCGTTCCTCGTCGAGATGGTCGGGCCGCAGGATCTCGCCAGCGCGATCGCGCTGAACGCCTCCATCTTCAACACCGCGCGGGTGGTCGGGCCGGCGATCGCGGGCAGCCTGGTCGGTACCATCGGCGAGGCGCCGTGCTTCTTCCTGAACGGCATCAGCTACCTCGGCGTCCTCTGGGCGCTCGCCGGCATTCCGGCGCGCGCCCCGGGGGCGGGCGCGGCGAGCGATCGCGGCGATCTCTTCTCCGGCCTGCGCTACGTGCGCCGGCACCGCGCCCTCGGCGCGCTCCTGATCGCGCTCGGCGTGGTCTCCGCCCTCGCGCTCCAGGCGAACGTGCTCATGCCTGCCTTCGCCGAGCGCACGTTCGCGGGCGGGCCGACGGCGTACGGGCTCCTCCTCACGGCGTTCGGGACCGGCGCGGTGCTGTCGGCGCTGCGCCTCGCGTGGCGGCGCTGGACGCGCTCCCAGCACCGCGCCAACCTGCTCCTCGGGCTGGGCGTCTTCGCGCTCGGGCTGCTCGGCGTCGCGGCCAGCCCGCGGCTCGAGGTCGCGCTCGCCTGTCAGCTCCTCGCCGGCCTCGGCATGATCCGCTTCACCGCGACCACCAACACGCTGATCCAGCTGCTCGTCGACGACCGCTACCGCGGCCGCGTCATGGGCCTGCACACGGTGATGTTCATGGGCACGGCGCCGATCGGCAGCCTCGTCCTCGGCGTGACCGCAGACGCCCTCGGGCTGCGGGCCGCGCTCGGCGTGGCGGGGGCGGCGCCGCTGGTCGCGCTGGCGTTCCTGTTCGCCGCGCTCCCGCCGGAGCGGGCGCACACCCACGGCGCGTGA
- a CDS encoding YqgE/AlgH family protein encodes MRSGDFLAPTLLVAMPQLQDPNFARSVVLLCEHGPDGAMGFVVNRPTDVLASAAVSLDPPVRSESRLTLWTGGPVETHRGFVLVGGEGLEGTEEIGAGLHLTASADVLRQLLEADPDDVERFRCRVLLGYAGWGPGQLDSELAASAWLSAPADPDLVFAHDPETMWDAAIRTLGVDPMTLAPGPGIQ; translated from the coding sequence ATGCGGTCTGGTGACTTCCTGGCCCCGACGCTGCTGGTGGCGATGCCGCAGCTCCAGGATCCGAACTTTGCCCGCAGCGTCGTCCTCCTCTGCGAGCACGGACCCGACGGCGCCATGGGCTTCGTCGTCAACCGTCCCACCGACGTCCTCGCCAGCGCCGCGGTCTCGCTCGATCCGCCCGTCCGCAGCGAGAGCCGCCTGACGCTCTGGACCGGCGGCCCGGTCGAGACCCATCGCGGCTTCGTCCTGGTCGGCGGCGAGGGGCTCGAGGGCACCGAGGAGATCGGCGCGGGCCTGCACCTCACGGCGTCGGCGGACGTGCTGCGCCAGCTGCTCGAGGCCGACCCGGACGACGTCGAGCGCTTCCGCTGCCGCGTCCTCCTCGGCTACGCCGGCTGGGGGCCGGGACAGCTCGACTCCGAGCTCGCCGCCTCCGCGTGGCTGAGCGCCCCCGCCGATCCGGACCTCGTCTTCGCGCACGACCCCGAGACCATGTGGGACGCCGCCATCCGCACCCTCGGCGTCGATCCGATGACCCTGGCGCCCGGCCCCGGCATCCAGTAG
- the thiD gene encoding bifunctional hydroxymethylpyrimidine kinase/phosphomethylpyrimidine kinase: MGSVHSGGAGAGPPVAMTIAGSDPSGGAGIQADLKTFHAFDVYGGAVLTSLTVQNTTGVRGRRDVDAGFVVAQLAAVQDDLVIAAAKTGMLPTPEVIAALAAHLRARPLPALVVDPVLVATSGDALATPATAAALRALLPLATLVTPNLPEAAALTGRRVDDLPAMRDAGRALRDLGAAAVLVKGGHLPGRAVDVLATATGVVELDAPRVGAALTHGTGCSLSAAIAAGLAQGRTLEDAAVRAKRWLGRALAAAPAVGHGARPIDHRLRPDDDPSGAG, encoded by the coding sequence ATGGGTTCGGTCCATAGCGGAGGCGCCGGCGCCGGGCCACCCGTCGCCATGACGATCGCCGGCTCCGACCCGAGCGGCGGTGCCGGCATCCAGGCCGACCTGAAGACCTTCCACGCCTTCGACGTCTACGGTGGCGCCGTGCTGACGAGCCTCACGGTGCAGAACACGACCGGCGTGCGCGGCCGCCGGGACGTCGACGCCGGCTTCGTCGTAGCCCAGCTCGCCGCGGTGCAGGACGACCTCGTGATCGCGGCTGCGAAGACGGGCATGCTGCCGACCCCCGAGGTGATCGCCGCCCTCGCCGCCCATCTGCGTGCGCGCCCGCTGCCCGCGCTGGTCGTCGACCCGGTGCTGGTGGCGACCAGCGGCGACGCCCTCGCGACGCCGGCGACGGCGGCGGCGCTGCGCGCGCTCCTGCCGCTCGCGACCCTCGTGACGCCGAACCTGCCCGAGGCGGCGGCGCTCACCGGACGTCGCGTCGACGATCTGCCGGCGATGCGCGATGCGGGCCGCGCCCTGCGCGATCTCGGGGCGGCGGCGGTGCTGGTGAAGGGCGGCCACCTGCCCGGCCGCGCCGTCGACGTGCTGGCGACGGCGACCGGCGTCGTCGAGCTGGACGCGCCGCGCGTCGGGGCCGCGCTCACGCATGGCACCGGATGCAGCCTGTCGGCCGCGATCGCCGCGGGGCTCGCGCAGGGGCGCACCCTCGAGGACGCCGCCGTGCGCGCCAAGCGCTGGCTCGGCCGTGCCCTCGCCGCCGCCCCTGCGGTCGGCCACGGCGCGCGACCGATCGATCACCGCCTGCGTCCCGACGACGATCCGTCCGGCGCGGGTTGA
- the pgl gene encoding 6-phosphogluconolactonase, translating into MAVQVYQTDAEAFEAAANLVVTQLQAALARGRARFALTGGHSGRALLTRFAQRADVAWDRIDYTLTDDRWVPGDDPDSNLRLARELLFGPCGVPAARIHPPPTERATPAATAAAWAADLEGFAGRPPVLDVVVLALAPDGHIASLMPGSAALAATAWAAGVAADEVGVEPRVARVTLTAPVLTGAGHVVMTAIGAERAAALKAAVEAPVDPTRRPSQLLLPSARCTWIADRAAAATLARQ; encoded by the coding sequence ATGGCGGTCCAGGTCTACCAGACGGATGCGGAGGCCTTCGAGGCCGCCGCCAACCTCGTCGTGACCCAGCTCCAGGCCGCGCTCGCCCGCGGCCGCGCCCGCTTCGCGCTGACCGGCGGGCACAGCGGCCGTGCGCTGCTGACGCGCTTCGCGCAGCGCGCCGACGTGGCGTGGGACCGCATCGACTACACGCTCACCGACGACCGCTGGGTGCCGGGCGACGATCCGGACTCGAACCTGCGCCTCGCACGGGAGCTGCTGTTCGGGCCGTGCGGCGTCCCGGCGGCGCGCATCCACCCGCCGCCGACCGAGCGCGCGACGCCCGCCGCCACCGCGGCGGCGTGGGCCGCCGACCTCGAGGGCTTCGCCGGACGGCCACCGGTGCTCGACGTGGTCGTCCTGGCCCTCGCGCCCGACGGCCACATCGCCTCGCTGATGCCCGGATCGGCGGCGCTCGCCGCGACCGCCTGGGCGGCAGGGGTAGCCGCCGACGAGGTCGGCGTCGAGCCCCGCGTCGCCCGCGTCACGCTGACCGCGCCGGTGCTCACGGGCGCAGGCCACGTCGTCATGACCGCCATCGGCGCGGAGCGGGCGGCGGCCCTGAAGGCGGCCGTCGAAGCGCCGGTCGACCCGACGCGCCGGCCGTCGCAGCTGCTGCTGCCGTCGGCGCGCTGCACGTGGATCGCGGATCGCGCGGCGGCGGCGACGCTCGCACGTCAGTAG
- a CDS encoding translocation/assembly module TamB, with the protein MLASAVGRLDALTVDASLGARDLRSEAVSARRLDATVRLDGLGGSAPWARAWFGGTGIVQSGQPPWRADGAAGWRRAASEDRGTVSVRASRADGAVAALALDGAGAGERFAGRLSTLRVGLPGETAWALVAPARWRLADGVVSADRLALTAGSQRVMIEGSLGVPGRNAARVAIAALELGPICRQLGERPCGGTVAGTLTLGGTAAAPTLDGALRAAAVRVERETYGDVTLDVRYAGQRLGLRAQLVHADAGRLDADATIPLDLAWHGSHPDLRMQPVQIGLRTAGLDLGFVPLLVPRTLRRLDGRLTADLRLAGPWGALRGSGTAALSASAITLSATAVTYEGVEGRVRLDGDTLLIEQLDARAGNGTLHASGRLGLREGAAGGVAATIRLDRFLAVNLAAYRAHVSGTLRLAGSVPAPVIEGDIDVADAVIRPSVLPTSAPSLEADPTIEVVGLPPAAVEPAPPGPDLLDALTLGLRVRIERDAWIRRDDADIELAGDLQVTKTPQAPTLLRGRIRLVRGSYAFQGRRFTLERGVVIFDGENPPDPALQVEATHRAGDYRVVVALGGTATHPTLTLTSEPPLDQADILAVLLFGRPAHDLRREQSVDLQRQAVALAAGYVAPELRRSVMDAFGLDTLDLGATEVSAGRYLTQDIFLSISADFGAQPTQIVGVEYQLLPRVSVKVSTSSRGSSAIDLLWGRRY; encoded by the coding sequence TTGCTGGCGAGCGCCGTCGGCCGGCTCGACGCGCTGACCGTCGACGCCAGCCTCGGGGCCAGGGACCTGCGCAGCGAGGCGGTCTCCGCGCGCCGGCTCGACGCCACCGTGCGCCTCGACGGCCTCGGCGGCAGCGCGCCCTGGGCGCGCGCATGGTTCGGCGGCACGGGCATCGTGCAGAGCGGACAGCCGCCGTGGCGCGCCGACGGCGCCGCCGGCTGGCGCCGGGCCGCTAGCGAGGACCGCGGCACCGTGTCCGTGCGTGCGAGCCGTGCGGACGGCGCCGTGGCCGCGCTCGCGCTCGACGGTGCGGGTGCGGGCGAGCGCTTCGCCGGGCGGCTCTCGACCCTGCGTGTCGGTCTGCCGGGCGAGACCGCCTGGGCGCTCGTTGCGCCGGCACGCTGGCGGCTCGCCGATGGCGTCGTGTCCGCCGACCGCCTGGCGCTCACGGCCGGGAGCCAGCGCGTCATGATCGAGGGAAGCCTCGGCGTGCCGGGGCGCAACGCGGCGCGCGTCGCCATCGCCGCACTCGAGCTGGGCCCGATCTGCCGCCAGCTCGGCGAGCGACCCTGCGGCGGCACGGTGGCCGGCACGCTGACCCTCGGCGGGACGGCGGCGGCCCCCACGCTCGACGGCGCCCTGCGCGCCGCGGCCGTCCGCGTCGAGCGCGAGACCTATGGCGACGTCACGCTCGACGTGCGCTATGCCGGCCAGCGTCTCGGGCTGCGTGCCCAGCTCGTCCACGCCGACGCGGGCCGCCTCGACGCCGACGCCACGATCCCCCTCGATCTCGCCTGGCACGGCTCGCATCCGGACCTGCGCATGCAGCCCGTGCAGATCGGGCTGCGAACCGCCGGCCTCGATCTCGGCTTCGTGCCGCTGCTCGTGCCGCGCACGCTGCGGCGTCTCGACGGCCGCCTCACCGCCGACCTCCGCCTCGCCGGCCCCTGGGGGGCGCTGCGCGGCAGCGGCACCGCCGCGCTCTCGGCGTCCGCGATCACGCTCTCGGCGACGGCCGTCACCTACGAAGGGGTCGAGGGACGCGTGCGCCTCGACGGCGACACGCTGCTCATCGAGCAGCTCGACGCGCGCGCCGGCAACGGCACGCTGCACGCCAGCGGGCGGCTCGGCCTGCGTGAGGGCGCGGCGGGCGGCGTCGCGGCGACGATCCGCCTCGACCGCTTCCTCGCGGTGAACCTCGCCGCCTATCGCGCGCACGTCAGCGGCACGCTGCGCCTCGCCGGCAGCGTGCCCGCACCGGTCATCGAGGGCGACATCGACGTCGCCGACGCCGTCATCCGCCCGAGCGTCCTGCCGACGTCGGCACCGTCGCTGGAGGCCGATCCGACCATCGAGGTGGTCGGCCTGCCGCCCGCGGCGGTGGAGCCGGCGCCGCCCGGCCCGGACCTGCTCGATGCCCTCACGCTCGGCCTGCGCGTACGCATCGAGCGCGACGCGTGGATCCGTCGTGACGACGCCGACATCGAGCTCGCCGGCGACCTGCAGGTGACGAAGACGCCGCAGGCGCCGACGCTGCTGCGCGGCCGCATCCGGCTCGTGCGCGGGTCGTACGCCTTCCAGGGCCGGCGCTTCACGCTCGAGCGCGGCGTCGTGATCTTCGACGGCGAGAACCCGCCCGATCCCGCCCTTCAGGTGGAGGCCACGCACCGCGCCGGCGACTATCGCGTGGTGGTCGCGCTCGGCGGAACGGCGACCCATCCCACCCTGACGCTCACCTCCGAGCCGCCGCTCGACCAGGCCGACATCCTCGCCGTGCTGCTCTTCGGCCGCCCGGCGCACGACCTCCGCCGCGAGCAGAGCGTCGATCTCCAGCGCCAGGCCGTCGCGCTCGCCGCAGGCTACGTCGCCCCGGAGCTGCGCCGCTCCGTCATGGACGCCTTCGGGCTCGACACGCTCGACCTCGGCGCCACCGAGGTGAGCGCGGGCCGCTACCTGACGCAGGACATCTTCCTGTCGATCTCGGCCGACTTCGGCGCCCAGCCGACGCAGATCGTGGGCGTCGAGTATCAGCTGCTGCCGCGCGTGTCGGTGAAGGTCTCCACCTCGAGCCGCGGCTCGAGCGCGATCGACCTGCTCTGGGGCCGGCGCTACTGA
- a CDS encoding BamA/TamA family outer membrane protein, whose translation MRALLVAGGLLALLLGPRPAFAVQVEALDPRRDWVVGSLDIDGAGEVSAKDLRAVMQTQPRRWFAFWRPRPPFDPAAFEHDIENLRATYRSRGYYHAKVGHDVELPAEGDVLRIVIYVDEGPPVRVADVSVRVTDDPDGAVPRPQPTDLALEPGDVFTEERYDRMRAQLRAWYRTHARARVAVDKKARVDVRTNEASVAYTVVMGPACVFGPITVSGLGDVEEEVVRREISFAPGEPFSEVAVEKTRRQLEALRLFQSVRLVEDAGTAREVGMDVRLMEAPQHEVRFGIGYDTVEEVRGLAAWRDYNFYGGARQLGFAARASFLRRTITADFLQPHFPTQNSRVRLALSQEQLDEDTYTLLQTRGLPRLEWDVTPKLSVFGFYRAELDFLSDVPFPVEKALPRATPDQAVISALGFGLDWNAVDDLLDPSRGVSMSAVVEPVGGFLGGDADFVRLWGEVRGYLPMPWSFVGASRVGLGSIEPYGGTAVPIWERFYAGGLGSVRGYARRRVGPLVRDEPIGGKSIVVTSVELRHAITETIGAAGFVDAGQVTRASGDFPIDDMQVGVGVGARYISPVGPIRLDLGFPLDPRGDDAAWQVYVSVGQTF comes from the coding sequence GTGCGCGCGCTCCTCGTCGCCGGGGGGCTGCTCGCCCTCCTTCTGGGTCCGCGTCCGGCGTTCGCGGTGCAGGTCGAGGCGCTCGATCCGCGCCGGGACTGGGTCGTCGGCTCGCTCGACATCGACGGCGCCGGCGAGGTCTCGGCGAAGGACCTGCGTGCGGTCATGCAGACCCAGCCCCGGCGCTGGTTCGCATTCTGGCGCCCGCGGCCGCCGTTCGATCCGGCCGCCTTCGAGCACGACATCGAGAACCTGCGCGCGACCTATCGCAGCCGCGGCTACTACCACGCCAAGGTGGGACACGACGTGGAGCTGCCCGCCGAGGGCGACGTCCTGCGCATCGTGATCTACGTCGACGAGGGCCCGCCGGTGCGCGTCGCCGACGTCTCGGTGCGCGTCACCGACGACCCGGACGGCGCCGTCCCGCGCCCGCAACCGACCGACCTCGCCCTCGAGCCCGGCGACGTCTTCACCGAGGAGCGCTACGACCGCATGCGCGCGCAGCTCCGTGCCTGGTATCGCACCCATGCGCGCGCGCGCGTCGCCGTCGACAAGAAAGCCCGCGTCGACGTGCGGACCAACGAGGCGAGCGTCGCCTACACCGTCGTCATGGGTCCGGCCTGCGTCTTCGGGCCGATCACCGTCAGCGGGCTCGGCGACGTCGAGGAGGAGGTCGTTCGCCGCGAGATCAGCTTCGCGCCCGGCGAGCCGTTCAGCGAGGTCGCCGTCGAGAAGACGCGGCGGCAGCTCGAGGCGCTGCGCCTCTTCCAGAGCGTCCGACTGGTCGAGGACGCCGGCACGGCGCGCGAGGTCGGCATGGACGTCCGCCTGATGGAGGCGCCGCAGCACGAGGTACGCTTCGGCATCGGCTACGACACCGTCGAGGAGGTGCGCGGGCTGGCCGCCTGGCGCGACTACAACTTCTACGGCGGCGCCCGCCAGCTCGGCTTCGCCGCGCGGGCCTCGTTCCTGCGGCGCACCATCACCGCCGACTTCCTCCAACCGCACTTCCCGACGCAGAACAGCCGCGTGCGGCTGGCGCTCTCCCAGGAGCAGCTCGACGAGGACACCTACACGCTCCTGCAGACCCGCGGCCTGCCCCGCCTCGAATGGGACGTCACGCCGAAGCTGTCCGTGTTCGGCTTCTATCGCGCCGAGCTCGACTTCCTTTCCGACGTGCCGTTCCCCGTCGAAAAGGCGTTGCCGCGGGCGACCCCCGACCAGGCCGTGATCTCCGCCCTCGGCTTCGGCCTCGACTGGAACGCCGTCGACGACCTGCTCGACCCCTCGCGCGGCGTGTCGATGAGCGCGGTGGTCGAGCCGGTGGGCGGCTTCCTCGGCGGCGACGCCGACTTCGTGCGCCTGTGGGGAGAGGTGCGCGGCTACCTGCCGATGCCGTGGAGCTTCGTCGGCGCGAGTCGCGTCGGGCTCGGCAGCATCGAGCCGTACGGCGGCACCGCGGTGCCGATCTGGGAGCGCTTCTACGCCGGCGGCCTGGGCTCGGTCCGGGGCTACGCGCGACGGCGCGTCGGCCCGCTCGTGCGCGACGAGCCCATCGGCGGCAAGAGCATCGTCGTCACCTCGGTCGAGCTCCGCCACGCGATCACCGAGACGATCGGCGCGGCCGGCTTCGTCGACGCCGGCCAGGTCACCCGCGCGAGCGGCGATTTCCCCATCGACGACATGCAGGTGGGCGTCGGCGTCGGGGCGCGCTACATCTCCCCGGTCGGTCCGATCCGCCTCGACCTCGGCTTCCCCCTCGACCCGCGGGGCGACGACGCCGCCTGGCAGGTGTACGTGAGCGTCGGACAGACCTTCTGA